The sequence ACTCTCCCTCCCATTTAAAACCTTGTGATATATTTAGGAAGCTCATAGTCTCCAGTAAAAAAGATGGACACGTCTTTACTAATGGTTGGAGATGTAAGTCAATATATTGAGACGGCAGACAAAATGGAGTTTCTCGGACACTATGAAATCATTTTTtcactagcttgtaccaggtataTTTGGACGTTGATGGGGCAAATTTGAGAGACAgccatttaaattgtttttttgtttgtttttttaacttttaatttttatgctgtgttcataccccactttggaggtttatttattttttttttttttagtatgttgattattccaactaccccacaaaggcataccatttcttaaagaagacactcaagggtatttaaaaaggcatattttgaaccttagcgtgaaatcatttttccactagcttgtaccaagtgtagtggtaataagcattttctaCCTTTTTGAcaaacaaagtgagtttgcacagtatattttgcaaaccttatgtgtactacgactgtatactacttcatatgttgcttaaCTATGTCGCCTGAGTACAGTAATACctccgtatgtacctttaccaggtatatgacaacattgaaagtgcacatttgagacacagccatttaagttcaCATTTTTACGCTGGGTCAATGCCCcactttgtattttttgtatttttttttttagcaggttgtgttttccaattacttcacaaaggcatttcatttcctaaagaagacaccacAGGGTGTTTCAAaaagcatattttaaacctttgcgTGGGATCATTTTATCGCTAGCCTGTACAAAAGTTcccttttttgaattttttttttactttttaaaacccctaactagcctaacagtaaatcccccacactacaggaaCATTAACAATCTGGGGTCATTTTAGTATTGGACAGTAATTTTCCATCCTGCATCCTTAAGGGGAGGATTGcaataacggtaaaaaaaaagccaatgtCCTTAAAGAGTTAATGTAatgtttctgagaaaaggcagtgtttccatTGGTGCCCAGTAGCTCCTTTAGTTGCAGTTACTCAgagggccactagaggtgcttcctagtccagttaTGCACAATATGCAACACAGGCATTCAGCGTCTCCTCACTCAGCATTGAGGTGCAGAAAGTACCCCATAGAGAtagattgattcaatgcatgtctatgaggagatgcggattgtcAGCGCGTTTTGCCACTCATgcgtgaaagcattggattggctgagatcatcaagattaatgatctcagccatggaggtggagccaTCTGTGAAAACATGGTGTGGGGTGGGAGAAAAATGTAGGAAAATCACCTTCTTActgcacagagagagagacgatcacctaaacagccacttaaGGACTATACTATTGTCTTCCTTTAACAGCTGTAAATCCAGGTCTGATTTTTAAAACTGCTGAAAGGTGATTGCACTGATTTTAATGCACAATTTATCGTTCGTATAACCTCACCATCCTCCCCCACAGTCTGAAAGCCTCCAGATTCACCTCCTGCATTTATGTCAAACTTTGTTACAGAACTTACTTTGAGTCCAGTAAACCTTACCTAGCCAGGAATAATATGAAAAGGTTTTAAATAGATTGTTCTTTTAATTCTAAATACCACTTTCTCTCCATTCCGTCAGTATCActaaagaagaaaacaaatattttgtgTTGGCTGCATTTTTTTCTCTGAGATAAACGTGGCAAGGGGATCTACAGTCTCTTCCACGCGCTCATTCAGGGAGACACAAACCAAAGCACAAAGTCCCATCTCTGTGCAGGAAGTCAGTTAACGTCACGTTTTGAAATGTCCTTTTCGATTATTCCATAAAAACGAGAAACGCTGCTGGTATAATCAGTAGGTTCTTGTTGCAGTCGTACGGCAGATTTAAAGGCCCTTTGCTGGGTTTTTCtgcagttttttctttttcatttgtcTGTAAGCGTCTATGACCCTCTCACGTTCTTCCTGTATCATTCTTTTCCGCGCCATGGACACAGGTGGTGGCTTGACTGATGGACCCTCTTTGGCAAACAGTTTTTTCAGGAGCAGTGACTTTGTCCCAGGCTAACAGGCAAAAAGAAACCAAGAAATGATGCGTTAATTTAGGTCTACAATCAGAAAACGCATCCCATGTTTCCTCCCAGTATCGATGTGCATGGCGCCGTTCATAAAATGTGAATAAAGCAATGTATTAACAGATAGTGGACACGACTTTTCAATAAAGACAGTGAGTCCCTCCACTTTCTGAACCATtgcattttatctttattttttatgttatttgtaCTCATTTCTCACTTTTTGTTCACTGGCTGCGTGTTCTCAATTTGGATTATTTTGctctttttaaatatagatttttttttccccggtACTGTTGCAGTGAACACAGTGCTTCGAAACTCTCCCAAACCTCTAATACAGATCCCACTGTTGCATAAATCATAAAGCATTAAATTAAGAATACTTACTTACAATACTTAATAAGACACAACATCCAGCTACCTCTATAGTTCGAGggttaaaaattaataaataaagcaaGATACTCTGCAGAGGAACACAAAGCATGTGCCCAGGTTTGGTGGATtaagccctttaaccccttaaggaccaaacttctggaataaaagggaatcatgacatgtcacatgtcctgtgtccttaaggggttaaaaaaagaacTGTCACATCATCAATTTTAGCATCTCCTAACAATGAACAAAACGTTAGCAATTGGCTGTTCAATTCTttaaattatcttttattttcatgtttttctAGGCAAAGTATGTAAATGAGTAAACTTTGCGTTGCTGTATACACGGTGCATGcgttcacacacagcactgccgGAGAAACAGTCAAGCTTGCATGCGAACAGCATTTTTCTGTGAGATACTTGTATGCTCCCGAGGAATCATGGGATGGCAAAGTATCTGCAATGTGGAGATTAAAGTGACCATTCTGTTTTAATAGTACAATAGTAcaattcaagcaccataacccctacagcgAGACATGGCTGTGCGCAGGTTAGAAGTCAAGCTGTTCTAAAACAAGCTGAGTGTTCGTTTAAAGGATAATGTTAatcaaattttcactttttaaagtttattacattatatgaaatgtaatgagtttttttttttttttttatttagaaaaggtCACGTGTGTATGTGGCTTAGCAGCCGAGTTAGTTTGAGCAGAAAAACTGAGAAGCGGAAATTTAAGCGCAGGAGCAGTAATGTGAAATATACTTTACGCTCTCCAAGCTCTCAATGAGTTAAAGTGTGTGCACCCAGAGCGTGCTCACCCGGCCAAACGCAATGGATTATTTACCTTGGAATTTGTAATGCTCTTTCTTGGTTTCGCAGTGAGTGTTGGGGGCTCCATGACCACTTCGCCAAACATTACTGGATCtatcaaaaatagaaataaattaatacTAAACCCATTGCACTGCTGGCCATCTGACAGCACCGGGTAAGAAGCTTTGTCGGTAAAATGTAGCCAAAATAAAAGGTGTGAATGATGTGAATCTATAATTGTTATTAACACGTATTACCcattatagattaaaaaaaaagaaacctaatAAGTGCATATTTACAATATGTCATGCATTGATAcaacatacacaatatatattatttaaaatgaactatatacacacaaacacacacgtatAAAtaagtttgtattatttttaagaGAACGTTAGCTTCTCACAAAATTGTGTAAATAGATCGAATAGGAACTGGGAGAACGCATATTCAGTTACCATGGTAATTAGCTGATCCAATGGCCCTTCAAATTAATAAATGATCGGTAtaggctgcagtggttattgaATCCCCTGGAACCGACCCGCAGTAAGTTGTTAAATACTTATTAAAAGGTCTAACATTAGCAGACACTCTGTCAGGACTGAGGTCATTAAAGCGGAAGAAGTATCTTTAGAATAAGATATATTAGAAGAGCTGGCTGAAGCATGGGATGGTATCATAACCATTAGAGTGcactatagtgattatggtgcttacacTATCCCTTTAAACAGGCTCCAGGTCAGCGCGCAGATAATAGGCACAAACTGGCTAAATGTCTATAAAAATGTGTTATTGGGAGAATCTAGAGCCCAACTCCTTCTCCAGACAACGAGTCCTGATCCGCAAGGCAAGCAGCCACTACCCAAACCAGGCGGTATGGGTACATGGACGGAAAGCAACAGACGGAGGAGGATTTAAGGTAAGTACAGAGTTAGACAGTCCGGTACGATTATATAAAAATGTCCTCACCTTTAAACATGTCCATCTCTAATCGGTTTACttcgttttcttcttttttctttgaaGCCTTGTTTTCTTTCCTCATGTGGAAGCtgtttatacataaataaaaatatagacagAGAATTAACTGTGTGGGCACTTATTGTATgtaaaaatcatattaaaaatgATCTCAGATGTGTATCAATGGAGCAAATCTAACAGACAACTGATTGATAAcagcaataaaacaatataacaacGGCTGAAGGTTGGGTTAggtgcaattttattttttatgctatTTATTAATTTCTTGccaactctgaatgtaaaggagCTCTCTCATTTAAGGTTTTCATAAAGATAGGACTTTTTTTGACGTTTGATTAAAAACTCCAATTCAATCAAAGTATATACATCCAAATTAAGTAGGGTGACGTTTCCACCACCATTTCCCAGCCGCGAGGCATCTCACGCCATGAGCAATATATGCCAATACCACATTATGCATGCGCACTTTCCCTAACCAAGTGGACATGTTACCTTGTAGGgtcttttaaaaatatacagaGATCCGAAAAAAAGATAGTGACACTTTAAACAGATACAAAATGTCATGCATTGAGACAACATacataatgtttatatatatatttgtattacatattgagctcatttgcatacaccaacccagaatcccttgcagagcACTCTTAAAGGGAGATTTCTGtagtaaaagcaagtcttatggcttgcctggtgtgagtgtgtttagcaatgtaatatatattatttaaaataaactgtatatacatatataaagaagtttgtattatttttaactaGAGGGGATACTATTGCCCTTTGCACCAAGGTTCAAGAATGTTATATGCACGTCTCGAGTTTGACCACAAGGTTTaaactagtaatagttactttaTTATCCAACCAAGATTACTTGGAGAGAAAGGCTACTCATAaagaatagaattaaaaaaataataatttaaaaaaattaattaaaaaaaataattgtattttgtttAGTAATAAGATTTTTACCAATATTTGGCAAGTAGAATCTCTTATTCCATAACCCCTTTCCCTCAATGCTCTAGAACCAGTTTAAATAGCTTGCTGCAGTAATGTTTGGATATTCTGTATCAATGTAAAAGGTACTCCTCAATGTACATACgccttttttttctgtgatttctCTTGTGGTTCACTCGGCGACTCTTGCTGAGCGGTTTCTTCTTTGGGCACCTCGAGCTCAGGTATCACATCAGGCTGGTTTTTGCTCAAGAATATGACGTGTTGGACCTCTCTCTCCATGCGATCCAGATATGCACCCACACATTCACGCTTCCTCCTCTTAAATTTGGGGATCGGGATTTTTGTCTGGATCTCGTCATTCAGCGGCAAGAGCCTTTCTGAAGACAGAAAATAAGAACAACACTTTATAAAACCCTGTGGGATCACCCTCTGACCAATTTCTTATAAACGGTTATTGGACTTTAAATATAACTAAAGATAGTCACTACAGTGTTACAAgttaatgtttgtgtttgtgttggtgAAAACAGCAGCAGATGTAAAAATTAAAgacaatttgaataaaaaaaaaaaattcaagacagggcggagcctaaccttcCATGGAGTAAGACGTGTGCTCTCCTAGCTCTCTTACCCCGGgcatacaatccgcatccatcagcCTCCACAAAGGTGCATCTCACCCCCAAAACTTAACGCAGACCTACAGCAACCCCATCACCACACATTCAGATGGGGGgaacgaaaaaaagaaaagaatccacaCCGTCAGTGGCCACGATGTTCCGCGCCAAAGAAGACAagcagccatcttgggcccagagcCAGGCAGACACAGGCTCGGACTCTGAAGAGAGTGACAGGGATTCTACAGACACATCACCACTTACTAAAGATGATCTCCGAagaatgctcagagaaacatcggCCGACATCAAGGCCTACACAACGGCAGCACTCGAAAAACAAATATCAGGCCTCAAAGAAGACAGAGGCGCTGACCTCTCGCACAGGCACCACTGAACGCCTCATAAAAGAAACCCAAATACAAACAACCACCCACGGCAGAGAACTGGAGAATCTGTCGGACAGGGTACGTTTTCTGGAGGATGGCCTAGAGGACTTAAATAATAGATCCCGCAGGCAAAACATACGCATACGGGGCCTACCGGAAACCGTCTTACCGGACGCCATACTGCCAACCATTACAGCAGTATTCCACTCCCTCCTGCCTGACACCCCAGAACACGACATATACATAGAAAGAGCACACCGAGCGCTGAGGCCGCCGACATTCAACCCCAATATCCCCAGGGATATCATCGTGAAACTCCTTCACTTCCCAATTAAAGAAAAGCCAGAAACCGCCCGCCTCTATATCAAGGGCAACAGCTTCATTTCTATCAAGATCTGGCGCCTACGACACTGAGGAAACGCCGAGAACTAAAACCCCTCACCACCGCGCTAATTGAATCCGGGTGGCGCTATATGTGGGGGCACCCTTTCAAGCTGACAGCTAAAAAGGGAGACCAAACCTTCACCCTCCATCAAGTCACCGACATGCAGGATTTTGCAGCGCATCTGGGAATCCCCTTGCGGTATCCACCGGCCGACTCCAACCGTGCCACTCCAGGTGACAACAGCCGTAAAGAAGGACCCCGCTCCAACACAAGCCGCATGCAGACCAAGAGGAAAACACCATCGGTCCCCCAGGAGCAAACCCAGACAGACACTTGAACGGTACCATGAACAGCTGCCAGAACCACATCGGCGGACCCACAAAGAGCGGAAAGTTCCACTCCGTGAACGTGGTCCAAGGACACTGTTCCTCCGGTAGTATGCACTACGAACTGTTACACCCTAGTTAAGATTAACGTTTCTGTTTGATATGCAAGTTTATtacaatgttatatttatttgcCATGCCATGACACCCCAGAGCACTATAACTGCCCCTCATTAGGCCTAGACCTCGCAGGCCTCAGTCCCAAGCCTATAATAATGTCGCACGAGTGCGAGGGACAACATACATACCCCACACACCC comes from Pelobates fuscus isolate aPelFus1 chromosome 5, aPelFus1.pri, whole genome shotgun sequence and encodes:
- the LOC134611940 gene encoding coiled-coil domain-containing protein 137-like, with the translated sequence MGKHRVNRTADKPERPGRPQRSLPGPGQPHSNMKKKTNSAPRDLDLQEIPFKLREIMKSKLLMGKKKPKKKKRKERLLPLNDEIQTKIPIPKFKRRKRECVGAYLDRMEREVQHVIFLSKNQPDVIPELEVPKEETAQQESPSEPQEKSQKKKAFHMRKENKASKKKEENEVNRLEMDMFKDPVMFGEVVMEPPTLTAKPRKSITNSKPGTKSLLLKKLFAKEGPSVKPPPVSMARKRMIQEERERVIDAYRQMKKKKLQKNPAKGL